Proteins from a single region of Streptomyces sp. TN58:
- a CDS encoding GvpL/GvpF family gas vesicle protein, with product MPTYIYAITTHDHPLRLDDLQGVGEEAAPLRTVRAGEVAAVVSDAPEGLRAKRRDVLAHEAVLESLMADGATLPMRFGLLGPDDDQVAQALEQDGAAYRSRLAELAGHVEFNLKAARDEQDLLLEIVSESDQIRELNERTRSGSAGQDDRIALGELVAGQVAERNNEQAQRTLEKLQPVAARVSRAEPGASHFLNASFLVPAATADEFVEAVREEADRRGETYTLTLTGPLPPYSFV from the coding sequence GTGCCCACCTACATCTATGCCATCACCACCCACGACCACCCGCTGCGCCTGGACGACCTCCAGGGCGTGGGCGAGGAGGCGGCACCCCTGCGGACGGTGCGCGCCGGCGAGGTCGCCGCGGTCGTCAGCGACGCACCCGAAGGCCTGCGCGCCAAACGCCGGGACGTGCTGGCCCACGAGGCCGTCCTGGAGTCCCTGATGGCGGACGGCGCGACGCTGCCCATGCGCTTCGGACTGCTCGGCCCGGACGACGACCAGGTTGCGCAGGCGCTGGAGCAGGACGGCGCCGCGTACCGCAGCCGCCTGGCCGAGCTGGCCGGGCACGTCGAGTTCAACCTCAAGGCAGCCCGCGACGAGCAGGATCTGCTGCTCGAAATCGTGTCGGAGTCCGACCAGATCCGGGAACTCAACGAACGCACCAGGTCGGGATCGGCCGGGCAGGACGACCGCATCGCCCTCGGAGAGCTCGTCGCGGGCCAAGTGGCCGAACGCAACAACGAGCAGGCTCAGAGGACCCTGGAGAAGCTGCAGCCGGTCGCGGCCCGTGTCTCGCGCGCCGAGCCTGGCGCCAGCCACTTTCTCAACGCCTCCTTCCTGGTGCCGGCAGCAACCGCGGACGAGTTCGTGGAGGCGGTGCGTGAGGAAGCGGACCGCCGGGGCGAAACCTACACCCTCACCCTGACCGGCCCGTTGCCCCCGTACAGCTTCGTCTGA
- a CDS encoding gas vesicle protein GvpG encodes MGLLTTILTLPIAPLRGTAWVVDQVLLAAEREYYDPAPVREQLAALVEDLAEGRVDAGEFNRLEDALLDRLDEIEAYRSQTGSGS; translated from the coding sequence ATGGGGCTTCTCACCACGATCCTGACCCTGCCCATCGCACCGCTGCGAGGCACGGCCTGGGTGGTCGACCAGGTGCTGCTCGCCGCCGAGCGCGAGTACTACGACCCCGCCCCCGTCCGGGAGCAGTTGGCGGCGCTCGTGGAGGACCTGGCCGAAGGTCGCGTGGACGCAGGCGAGTTCAACAGGCTTGAGGACGCTCTCTTGGACCGACTCGACGAGATCGAGGCCTACCGAAGCCAGACGGGAAGCGGCTCATGA
- a CDS encoding gas vesicle protein, with amino-acid sequence MSATDDETQKTSKRLDIPTAMRLATEQLAELLRCEPASVSAVKATEDGWTAEVEIVELEKVPDTMSVMGSYHVVLDAEGRLMAYERTRRYARGQIDRR; translated from the coding sequence ATGAGCGCGACAGACGACGAGACACAGAAGACGTCCAAAAGACTCGACATCCCTACGGCGATGCGCCTCGCCACCGAGCAGCTCGCGGAGCTCCTGCGGTGCGAACCCGCTTCCGTCTCGGCGGTGAAGGCCACCGAGGACGGGTGGACGGCTGAGGTGGAGATCGTCGAGCTGGAGAAGGTCCCGGACACCATGAGCGTGATGGGTTCCTATCACGTGGTCCTCGACGCCGAGGGCCGACTCATGGCGTACGAGCGCACGCGGCGCTATGCCCGGGGCCAGATCGACCGCCGCTGA
- a CDS encoding Asp23/Gls24 family envelope stress response protein, with protein sequence MSIADREAVHRTAARAALGVPGVVALQPTLAERLALAASRVFEAVGSGAARTPEGAGVRCETAPDGAWYVEVRCILDADHRVVDVARQVRSDVGAAANAYLAQHDAAPPPPVRVLVSVTRTIRPAARGAA encoded by the coding sequence ATGAGCATCGCCGACCGGGAGGCCGTCCACCGGACCGCGGCCCGGGCCGCCCTCGGCGTTCCCGGTGTGGTCGCGCTCCAGCCGACTCTTGCCGAACGGCTGGCGCTGGCAGCCTCCCGCGTGTTCGAAGCCGTGGGATCGGGGGCCGCCAGAACTCCCGAGGGGGCCGGCGTCCGCTGCGAAACCGCCCCGGACGGCGCTTGGTACGTGGAGGTGCGCTGCATCCTCGACGCGGACCACCGTGTCGTCGATGTCGCCCGACAGGTCCGCTCAGACGTCGGGGCGGCGGCCAACGCCTACCTGGCCCAGCACGACGCAGCGCCGCCGCCTCCCGTCAGGGTCCTCGTGAGCGTCACGCGCACCATCCGGCCCGCCGCACGGGGGGCGGCCTAG
- a CDS encoding magnesium and cobalt transport protein CorA: MECVIYEQESGRSEHVECELPDDGCRSALKRLRDLGNGTFAWVRLADPSEGELVQLAEELELHPLAVEDALHGRQRPKRERFGDVLAVALKPLRYVEEDTAVETGDIMIFVGPHSVLTVGHGPIDPCTEAARRLDADPQMLRMGPRAVLHAVLDVAVDAYSDAARRVRATLDRLEDEVFSTSRVDHTQSIYSLKREVREFRDAVQPLVPVLQNLLGSPGAEDHLPEIAPYIRDVADHLHRTDIEVRTLDELLDTVLGAQQARVGTWQNDDMRRISAWAAIFAIPTMVAGVYGMNFEHMPELGWTYGYPLAVALMALASGTLYRAFRRNGWL, translated from the coding sequence ATGGAATGCGTCATTTACGAGCAGGAGTCGGGCCGGTCGGAGCATGTGGAATGCGAGCTGCCGGACGACGGCTGTCGCTCGGCCCTCAAACGGTTGCGGGACCTGGGCAACGGTACGTTCGCCTGGGTCCGGCTGGCAGACCCCTCCGAGGGTGAACTGGTCCAGCTGGCCGAGGAACTGGAACTGCACCCACTCGCCGTCGAGGACGCACTGCACGGACGGCAGCGCCCCAAGCGCGAGCGCTTCGGCGACGTCCTGGCCGTGGCTCTGAAGCCACTGCGGTACGTAGAGGAAGACACCGCCGTGGAGACCGGGGACATCATGATCTTCGTGGGACCCCACAGTGTCCTCACCGTCGGCCACGGCCCGATCGACCCCTGCACCGAGGCCGCACGCCGGCTGGACGCCGATCCGCAGATGCTGCGCATGGGACCCCGGGCCGTGCTGCACGCCGTGCTGGACGTCGCCGTCGACGCTTACAGCGACGCCGCCCGGAGAGTGCGCGCCACGCTCGACCGACTGGAGGACGAGGTGTTCTCGACCTCACGCGTCGACCACACCCAGAGCATCTATTCGCTCAAGCGGGAGGTCCGCGAGTTCCGGGATGCCGTGCAGCCGCTCGTCCCGGTCCTCCAGAACCTCCTCGGCAGCCCAGGTGCAGAGGACCACCTGCCGGAGATCGCCCCGTACATCCGTGACGTCGCCGATCACCTGCACCGCACCGACATCGAGGTCCGCACCCTCGACGAGCTCCTGGACACCGTCCTCGGCGCGCAGCAGGCCCGCGTGGGCACCTGGCAGAACGACGACATGCGGCGCATCTCCGCGTGGGCGGCGATCTTCGCGATTCCCACGATGGTGGCCGGCGTGTACGGGATGAACTTCGAGCACATGCCGGAACTCGGCTGGACCTACGGCTACCCCTTGGCCGTGGCCCTCATGGCCCTCGCCTCGGGCACCCTCTACCGTGCCTTCCGCCGCAACGGCTGGCTGTGA
- a CDS encoding gas vesicle protein: MPGHHQGSSANLADILERVLDKGIVIAGDIQINLLDIELLTIKLRLLVASVDKAKEMGIDWWEHDPSLSSRARPTRPVDSGGGGGSREELLARENERLRGELDRLRSGPSHDQQSQADTRERTEESR; the protein is encoded by the coding sequence ATGCCCGGTCACCACCAGGGCTCTTCCGCGAACCTCGCGGACATCCTGGAACGCGTGCTCGACAAGGGCATCGTGATCGCCGGAGACATCCAGATCAACCTGCTCGACATCGAGCTGCTGACCATCAAGCTCCGCCTGCTGGTCGCCTCGGTCGACAAGGCGAAGGAGATGGGCATCGACTGGTGGGAGCACGACCCTTCCCTCTCCTCCCGCGCCCGCCCCACCCGCCCCGTGGACAGCGGTGGCGGGGGCGGCAGCCGGGAGGAGCTCCTGGCCCGGGAGAACGAGCGCCTGCGCGGCGAACTCGATCGCCTGCGCTCCGGCCCCTCTCACGATCAGCAGTCACAGGCGGACACCCGCGAGCGGACGGAGGAGTCGCGGTGA
- a CDS encoding DUF1622 domain-containing protein, whose amino-acid sequence MSGELVTGAGVRELIGWLVHLIEAAGALIIFVGAAWAFARFATTSLRRRSLIGEFNKIRLSLGRFLVLGLEFQLAGDVLRTAVAPSFTEIGQLAAIAAIRTVLNFFLTREIALERAEIEGERKEPLPQAATAADV is encoded by the coding sequence ATGTCAGGTGAACTGGTGACCGGGGCCGGAGTGCGGGAGCTGATCGGGTGGCTGGTGCACCTCATCGAAGCAGCCGGCGCCCTGATCATCTTCGTCGGCGCAGCCTGGGCCTTCGCCCGGTTCGCCACGACCAGCCTGCGCCGGCGCTCCCTGATCGGCGAGTTCAACAAGATCCGCCTCAGCCTGGGCCGCTTCCTCGTCCTGGGGCTGGAGTTCCAGCTGGCGGGCGACGTCCTGCGTACAGCGGTCGCCCCCAGCTTCACCGAGATCGGCCAGCTGGCGGCCATCGCCGCCATCCGCACCGTCCTCAACTTCTTCCTCACCCGCGAGATCGCGCTGGAACGCGCCGAGATCGAAGGCGAGCGGAAAGAGCCCCTCCCGCAGGCCGCGACCGCCGCCGACGTTTGA
- a CDS encoding GvpL/GvpF family gas vesicle protein has translation MSTPEQTWKAADAPPRATEAVARPEGEGAGARPLMAYVYGIGRDGEKLRALARSAAGVDGHAVAVVAAGGLVALVSAVPAVAFDESALQHRLGDLGTLEDLARAHHAVVDAAFGEAVFLPLRLATVYRDEPRVADVLLEHRDRFAQLLAWLDGHVELGVKVHVDSAAAVSRATPAGTAEPPAPSPGRAYLQQRRQKRHSTEDLYRAAGAVADEVAHAARTLATAAVVHRPQQGELSGRRETNIANHAYLVPADAEERFRQAVRAATRPAAGVQVEVTGPWAPYSFAAPAPDPRADGAPQ, from the coding sequence GTGAGCACACCGGAGCAGACCTGGAAGGCCGCCGACGCCCCTCCTCGCGCGACCGAGGCCGTGGCCCGGCCCGAGGGAGAGGGAGCCGGCGCCCGCCCCCTGATGGCCTACGTGTACGGCATCGGCCGGGACGGGGAGAAGCTCCGTGCTCTCGCCCGCTCGGCGGCCGGTGTCGACGGCCACGCCGTCGCCGTCGTCGCCGCGGGCGGCCTTGTGGCCCTGGTGTCGGCGGTGCCGGCCGTCGCCTTCGACGAGAGCGCCTTGCAACACCGACTGGGGGATCTCGGCACGCTGGAGGACCTGGCCCGAGCCCACCACGCCGTGGTGGACGCGGCTTTCGGCGAGGCGGTGTTCCTCCCGCTCAGGCTGGCCACCGTTTACCGCGACGAGCCCCGGGTGGCCGACGTGCTGCTCGAACACCGCGACCGCTTCGCCCAACTCCTGGCGTGGCTCGACGGTCACGTCGAACTCGGCGTGAAGGTCCACGTTGACTCGGCCGCCGCCGTGTCGCGGGCCACCCCCGCCGGGACCGCTGAACCGCCGGCGCCGAGCCCCGGCCGCGCCTACCTGCAGCAGCGCAGGCAGAAACGGCACAGCACTGAGGACCTCTACCGTGCCGCCGGCGCGGTCGCGGACGAGGTGGCGCACGCCGCGCGGACGCTCGCGACTGCAGCTGTCGTGCACCGCCCCCAGCAGGGCGAGCTGTCCGGCCGACGCGAGACCAACATCGCCAACCACGCCTATCTGGTGCCCGCCGACGCCGAAGAGCGCTTCCGCCAGGCAGTGCGCGCGGCGACGCGTCCCGCGGCCGGAGTACAGGTGGAGGTGACCGGCCCCTGGGCGCCATACTCCTTCGCGGCTCCTGCGCCGGATCCACGGGCGGACGGGGCGCCGCAATGA
- a CDS encoding gas vesicle protein K, protein MTAVEDPHTTHGGSALAQRLSVDPDTVERDLIKLVLTIVELLRQLMERTAVHRVDQGDLAEDEEERIGMTLMILHERMEELCKRYGLTMDDLNLDLGPLGSLLPRDFPSP, encoded by the coding sequence GTGACCGCAGTGGAAGACCCGCACACCACCCACGGCGGCAGCGCCCTGGCACAACGGCTTTCCGTCGACCCCGACACGGTCGAACGCGACCTGATCAAGCTCGTACTCACCATTGTCGAGCTGCTTCGCCAACTGATGGAACGCACCGCCGTACACCGCGTCGATCAGGGCGATCTCGCCGAGGACGAGGAAGAGCGCATCGGCATGACGCTGATGATCCTCCACGAACGAATGGAAGAACTGTGCAAGCGGTACGGCCTGACCATGGACGATCTCAACCTGGACCTGGGCCCCTTGGGCTCACTTCTCCCCCGCGATTTCCCCAGCCCGTGA
- a CDS encoding Asp23/Gls24 family envelope stress response protein: MTSHSAAGPAGSTSPVLPAAERGATVIPDKVVARIAARAAQEALAALTDTPVASAARPAPRASVSAGGGAARLRLTLDFPYPLDLASASRHVQHHVSERVARLTGMHITEVTLVIEHLAGADGLEPRRVR; the protein is encoded by the coding sequence GTGACCTCGCACTCTGCAGCAGGCCCGGCCGGCTCAACCAGCCCGGTCCTGCCGGCGGCCGAACGCGGGGCCACCGTGATACCCGACAAGGTCGTCGCCCGCATCGCGGCCCGCGCCGCACAGGAGGCACTGGCCGCCCTCACGGACACCCCCGTGGCCTCGGCGGCACGGCCCGCCCCGCGCGCTTCGGTTTCCGCGGGCGGCGGCGCCGCGCGACTGCGGCTGACCCTGGATTTTCCCTACCCACTGGACCTGGCCAGTGCCTCCCGCCACGTGCAGCACCACGTCAGTGAGCGGGTGGCCCGTCTGACCGGGATGCACATCACCGAAGTCACCCTCGTCATCGAGCACCTCGCAGGCGCCGATGGCCTGGAACCCCGCCGGGTGCGGTGA
- a CDS encoding gas vesicle structural protein GvpA: MTLVQQSSATSGGSGSGNLYDVLELILDRGLVIDAFVRVSLVGIEILKIDVRVVVASVDTYLRFAEACNRLDLESGRKAPTQLTDIVGEMTENGAKGKSKGALTGAVEAITDSLQSKREQSEEEPRKRPARKSTSSRSSAARREE; encoded by the coding sequence GTGACACTCGTCCAACAGAGCAGTGCAACGAGCGGCGGAAGCGGCTCGGGAAATCTCTACGACGTACTGGAACTCATCCTTGACAGGGGCCTCGTGATCGACGCGTTCGTGCGCGTCTCCCTGGTCGGCATCGAGATCCTCAAGATCGATGTCCGCGTGGTCGTCGCCAGCGTGGACACCTATCTGCGCTTCGCCGAGGCGTGCAACCGCCTCGACCTGGAATCCGGGCGGAAGGCGCCCACGCAGCTCACCGACATCGTGGGCGAGATGACCGAGAACGGCGCGAAGGGAAAGTCGAAGGGCGCCCTGACCGGCGCTGTCGAGGCGATAACGGATTCCCTGCAGAGCAAGCGCGAGCAGTCCGAGGAAGAGCCCCGTAAGCGGCCGGCGCGCAAGTCGACGTCCAGCCGTTCGTCCGCCGCCCGCAGGGAGGAATAG
- a CDS encoding Asp23/Gls24 family envelope stress response protein, with protein MSDTSSPASGGSVSPPVGKTLTGRTGPGTAPETRGRTTIADSVVEKIAGMATREVPGIHSLGGGMARTLGAVTDKVSGGRPNVSRGVKVEVGERQAAVDLDVVVEYGVPIVDISADVRTSVITAVEGMTGLEVVEVNIAVDDVHLPDEEDGNDEGEGRVQ; from the coding sequence ATGTCGGACACCAGCAGCCCCGCCTCGGGCGGGAGCGTGTCACCCCCGGTGGGCAAGACCCTCACCGGCCGGACCGGCCCCGGCACGGCGCCCGAGACGCGGGGACGCACGACCATCGCCGACAGCGTGGTCGAGAAGATCGCGGGCATGGCCACCCGCGAGGTACCGGGCATCCACAGCCTCGGCGGCGGCATGGCCCGCACGCTCGGCGCGGTGACCGACAAGGTCTCAGGCGGCCGTCCCAACGTCTCCCGCGGGGTCAAGGTCGAGGTGGGCGAACGCCAGGCTGCCGTCGACCTCGACGTCGTCGTGGAGTACGGCGTCCCCATCGTGGACATCTCCGCCGACGTCCGCACCAGCGTCATCACAGCCGTGGAAGGCATGACCGGCCTTGAGGTCGTCGAGGTCAACATCGCCGTCGACGACGTCCACCTCCCTGACGAGGAAGACGGCAACGACGAAGGCGAAGGACGTGTGCAGTGA
- a CDS encoding alpha/beta fold hydrolase: MGAPQAWPTVQGRFRHRGAELVYDDTGSGPLAVYAHGGFVSQAVEQRMDLFDWAPVLRAGRRLVRCDARAHGRSTGRPVDEDYTYTAHADDLVALLDHLAAREPVDAIGMSMGCGTCLHAAVRAPDRFSRLVLLLPPTAWTTREGYARANRTAAEAVERDGAAGWLAGRSQARPPAVVADVPAFRPTPPEALLPFILRGLARSDLPPPVALSSLRCPALVMTWVDDPGHPVSTAIALARHLPSAELHLSRTRADIRSWGTRIADFLTASRP; the protein is encoded by the coding sequence ATGGGCGCACCGCAGGCGTGGCCGACCGTGCAGGGCCGCTTCCGCCACCGTGGGGCCGAGCTGGTCTACGACGACACCGGTTCGGGGCCGCTGGCGGTGTACGCGCACGGCGGCTTCGTCAGCCAGGCCGTGGAGCAGCGCATGGACCTCTTCGACTGGGCGCCCGTCCTCCGGGCGGGGCGCCGCCTGGTCCGCTGTGACGCGCGGGCGCACGGCCGCTCCACTGGGCGGCCCGTGGACGAGGACTACACCTACACCGCGCACGCCGACGACCTCGTCGCCCTGCTCGACCACCTGGCCGCCAGGGAGCCGGTCGACGCGATCGGCATGTCGATGGGCTGCGGCACCTGCCTCCACGCCGCCGTCCGGGCGCCGGACCGCTTCTCCCGGCTGGTCCTCCTCCTCCCGCCGACCGCCTGGACGACCCGTGAAGGCTACGCGCGGGCCAATCGGACCGCCGCGGAAGCCGTCGAGCGGGACGGCGCCGCGGGCTGGCTCGCCGGCCGGAGCCAAGCGCGTCCTCCCGCCGTCGTCGCAGACGTGCCCGCGTTCCGTCCCACGCCGCCGGAGGCGCTCCTGCCGTTCATCCTGCGCGGCCTGGCCCGCTCCGACCTGCCCCCGCCGGTGGCGTTGAGCTCCCTCCGCTGCCCTGCCCTGGTGATGACCTGGGTGGACGACCCCGGCCATCCCGTGTCCACGGCGATCGCCCTGGCTCGCCATCTGCCCAGCGCCGAGCTCCACCTCTCGCGCACCCGCGCCGACATCCGCAGCTGGGGAACGCGTATCGCGGACTTCCTCACGGCATCCCGCCCATGA
- a CDS encoding RNA polymerase sigma factor, translating into MRNRIGISPQPAVGVPPHRAPPPVRGIGNVGEAPDAAVGLDDGLLAVRASEGDEDAFAVLVRRHSSRMLALAQHLLGSRTDAEDAVQDAFLSAWRRLPEFQHTASFGTWMYRIVTNRCLSDLRRRTRPLPLDAIPEPAATSSESSPPHVAEIDAATAALTAALQRLSPELRVCWVLRELHGLHYEEIAHVTGSSEQTVRGRLFRARRALTEAMRPWR; encoded by the coding sequence ATGCGCAACCGGATTGGCATCTCGCCCCAGCCCGCTGTGGGCGTCCCCCCGCACCGGGCCCCGCCGCCGGTCCGCGGAATCGGCAATGTCGGGGAGGCGCCCGACGCTGCCGTAGGCCTGGACGACGGTCTGCTGGCGGTACGGGCCTCGGAAGGGGACGAGGACGCCTTCGCCGTCCTGGTGCGTCGGCACAGTAGCCGGATGCTGGCCCTCGCACAGCATCTGCTCGGCAGCCGCACGGACGCCGAGGACGCGGTCCAGGACGCCTTCCTCAGCGCGTGGAGGCGCCTGCCGGAGTTCCAGCACACGGCCTCGTTCGGCACCTGGATGTACCGCATCGTGACGAACCGCTGCCTCAGCGACCTGCGCCGCCGTACACGTCCCCTCCCTCTGGACGCCATCCCCGAGCCCGCCGCCACGAGCTCGGAGAGCTCACCACCCCACGTGGCCGAGATCGACGCGGCGACGGCCGCCCTGACGGCGGCCCTGCAGAGGCTCAGCCCCGAGCTTCGGGTGTGCTGGGTCCTGCGGGAACTGCATGGCCTGCACTACGAAGAGATTGCCCACGTGACGGGCAGCAGTGAACAGACCGTGCGCGGCAGGCTCTTTCGGGCACGGCGCGCTCTGACGGAGGCGATGCGTCCATGGCGCTGA
- a CDS encoding gas vesicle protein yields the protein MSTPFLSDGSPESPERLSGPPVALIDLLDRLLTGGAVLTGDLVLSIADVDLVHINLRAVIRSITADEPAPWTRAPDATAGTSFDDRPTAPRR from the coding sequence ATGAGCACACCGTTCCTGAGCGACGGCTCCCCCGAGTCGCCAGAGCGGCTGTCCGGCCCGCCGGTGGCCCTCATCGACCTCCTGGACCGCCTGCTGACCGGCGGCGCCGTCCTGACCGGGGACCTCGTCCTCTCCATCGCCGACGTGGACCTGGTCCACATCAACCTACGCGCGGTCATCCGGTCGATCACCGCGGACGAGCCCGCCCCCTGGACGCGAGCCCCCGACGCCACCGCCGGTACCTCCTTCGACGACCGCCCCACAGCGCCCAGGAGGTGA
- a CDS encoding DUF6286 domain-containing protein has protein sequence MERDRRPSAEKDQLPAADEVTSRTVGLLTEQPPTTGPQSISRRLWSERRIPAALTALSVAAAAGTLLVDVIRVRAGQPAAAWRRHLADELASRPLDDTLVQAGGAVLAVLGFWLIVLALTPGLRHRLPLKTPAAQMHAVLDRKAAELRMRDAAMRVPGVSAARVRFSRKRATARADVRFRTPADVQADVRTALLQELDQLALAHRPSLRVRVRPRRP, from the coding sequence ATGGAACGCGACCGACGCCCCTCGGCGGAGAAGGACCAGCTCCCAGCGGCGGACGAGGTCACCTCTCGCACCGTGGGGCTGCTGACCGAACAGCCGCCGACGACCGGACCGCAGTCGATCTCCCGGCGCCTGTGGTCCGAGCGCCGGATCCCCGCCGCGCTCACGGCCCTGTCCGTCGCGGCCGCGGCGGGCACCCTTCTGGTCGACGTCATCAGGGTGCGAGCCGGCCAGCCCGCCGCAGCCTGGCGCAGGCACCTGGCCGACGAACTGGCCTCCCGCCCGCTGGACGACACCCTCGTACAGGCCGGCGGCGCCGTCCTCGCCGTCCTGGGGTTCTGGCTCATCGTCCTGGCCCTCACCCCCGGCCTGCGCCACCGCCTGCCTCTCAAGACCCCCGCCGCGCAGATGCATGCCGTTCTGGACCGCAAGGCCGCGGAACTGCGGATGCGTGATGCTGCGATGCGCGTCCCCGGGGTCAGTGCCGCCCGGGTTCGGTTCTCCCGGAAGCGCGCCACGGCGCGCGCGGACGTACGGTTCCGCACCCCCGCGGACGTCCAGGCCGATGTGCGCACCGCACTGCTGCAGGAACTCGACCAGCTCGCCCTCGCCCACCGGCCGTCACTCCGAGTCCGGGTACGCCCGCGCCGCCCCTGA
- a CDS encoding SRPBCC family protein codes for MSDSALSKIKNDVVENPAIDRLKEELRHYLTARAEDAVTRLGERLGDRVARLGEPGAARGSLEKGLAEGGKALGEGKSPARAALAAGTSAFKDTLKEKAKSLVGGGRKSGGGAPKSVTIVEDIDVGVPVREAYDQWTQFQEFSTFAKGVVSVETADDTTTNWRVKVAKSTRSWQANVTEQVPDERIAWTTRGAKGTVRGVVTFHRLTDDLTRVLLVLEYFPKGLFERTGNIWRAQGRRARLDLKLYRKFIMLRGEATDGWRGEIRDGEVVVGHDEAVGQEEHPDGEAEDFQDEDADADGAFEDDEDDEPAEEEPDGDDVDEEAEEAEDEGEYEAETSDEAASDEPDAEFDDDEFDEAEDEPAAAEEPRPRGSGRRTRRRTSVGS; via the coding sequence ATGAGTGACTCCGCCCTCAGCAAGATCAAGAACGATGTGGTGGAAAACCCGGCCATCGACCGGCTGAAGGAGGAGCTCCGCCACTACCTCACGGCTCGTGCCGAAGACGCCGTCACCCGGCTCGGGGAGCGCTTGGGCGACCGTGTGGCCCGGCTGGGCGAGCCCGGTGCCGCGAGGGGAAGCCTTGAGAAGGGCTTGGCCGAGGGAGGCAAAGCCCTCGGCGAGGGAAAGTCCCCCGCGCGGGCCGCACTCGCAGCAGGGACGTCCGCCTTCAAGGACACCTTGAAGGAAAAGGCCAAGAGCTTGGTCGGCGGCGGCCGCAAGTCCGGCGGCGGCGCTCCGAAGAGCGTGACGATCGTCGAGGACATCGACGTGGGTGTCCCCGTCCGCGAGGCGTACGACCAGTGGACGCAGTTCCAGGAGTTCAGCACGTTCGCCAAGGGAGTCGTCAGCGTCGAGACGGCGGACGACACCACCACCAACTGGCGGGTGAAGGTCGCCAAGTCGACCCGCAGCTGGCAGGCGAACGTGACCGAGCAGGTTCCCGACGAGCGCATCGCCTGGACCACCCGGGGCGCGAAGGGGACGGTCCGCGGGGTGGTGACCTTCCACCGGCTCACCGATGACCTCACCCGCGTTCTGCTCGTCCTGGAGTACTTCCCGAAGGGCCTGTTCGAGAGGACGGGGAACATCTGGCGGGCGCAGGGCAGGCGGGCCCGGCTGGATCTCAAGCTCTACCGCAAGTTCATCATGCTGCGCGGAGAGGCCACGGACGGCTGGCGGGGCGAGATCCGCGACGGCGAGGTCGTCGTCGGCCACGACGAAGCGGTCGGGCAGGAGGAGCACCCCGACGGCGAGGCGGAGGACTTCCAGGACGAGGACGCAGACGCCGACGGCGCATTCGAGGACGACGAAGACGACGAGCCCGCCGAGGAAGAACCCGACGGCGACGACGTCGACGAGGAAGCCGAGGAGGCCGAGGACGAAGGTGAATACGAGGCCGAGACCTCCGACGAGGCTGCCTCGGACGAACCGGACGCCGAGTTCGACGACGACGAGTTCGACGAAGCCGAGGACGAGCCGGCCGCCGCGGAGGAACCCCGGCCGCGCGGATCCGGACGCCGCACCCGGCGTCGCACATCCGTCGGCAGCTGA